The bacterium genome includes a region encoding these proteins:
- a CDS encoding Gfo/Idh/MocA family oxidoreductase → MSSGAQSRRRSREPRRRSAGARGTGERRKAPAAPRLRVGVIGCGKMARNHVDGYLASGRYEIVALADLDAEAMGEIDKQFGLRTVHYKDPSAMLDGERLDVVSVCTWHTGHATWTIAAAARHPKAILCEKPMAETIARADEMLIACHRNQTKLVIGHQRRFLPAYTLARELIANGAIGRVSLLLSFGGQGLPNYSSHQTDMFRYLLADDECRWVMGNIERKTDRYERTTRIEDCAVAVFEFERSARAAILSDVGPALFQGAHIYGTDGMITLTTEHLHLLNRETGGVWQTQQPDGKFYRLADEGSRFEWREGAAAQADELADWIEGAVVSHRGRGENGYKALEMIHAIYESARCHEKVVLPLKTRVNPLDLMVESGHLIPERPGRYDIRAFLLRGERMWGDDDRDLPSSS, encoded by the coding sequence ATGAGCTCAGGGGCGCAGTCGAGACGGCGGTCACGAGAGCCCAGGCGGCGATCCGCGGGGGCTCGGGGGACAGGGGAGAGACGCAAAGCGCCGGCCGCGCCGCGCCTCCGCGTGGGCGTCATCGGCTGCGGCAAGATGGCGCGGAATCACGTCGACGGCTACCTGGCTAGCGGGCGCTACGAGATCGTCGCGCTCGCCGATCTCGATGCGGAGGCCATGGGGGAGATCGACAAGCAGTTCGGCCTCCGCACGGTGCATTACAAGGATCCCTCCGCCATGTTAGATGGCGAGCGGCTCGATGTCGTGTCCGTCTGCACGTGGCATACGGGCCACGCGACGTGGACCATCGCCGCCGCGGCGCGGCATCCCAAGGCGATCCTGTGCGAGAAGCCGATGGCGGAGACGATCGCACGCGCCGATGAAATGCTTATCGCGTGCCACCGCAATCAGACAAAGCTGGTCATCGGCCACCAGCGGCGCTTCCTTCCGGCCTACACGCTCGCGCGCGAGCTGATCGCGAATGGAGCCATCGGTCGTGTCTCGCTGTTGCTGAGCTTCGGAGGGCAGGGACTCCCTAATTACTCGTCTCATCAAACCGATATGTTCCGCTATCTGCTGGCCGACGACGAGTGCCGGTGGGTCATGGGGAACATCGAGCGAAAGACGGACCGCTACGAGCGGACGACGCGGATCGAGGACTGCGCCGTCGCGGTCTTCGAGTTCGAGCGGAGTGCGCGGGCCGCGATTCTGTCGGATGTGGGGCCGGCCCTGTTCCAGGGGGCGCACATCTACGGCACGGACGGCATGATCACGCTCACGACGGAACATCTCCATCTCCTGAACCGGGAGACGGGAGGCGTGTGGCAGACGCAGCAGCCCGATGGAAAGTTCTACCGGCTCGCCGACGAGGGGAGCCGCTTCGAGTGGCGGGAGGGTGCGGCTGCGCAGGCTGACGAGTTGGCGGATTGGATCGAGGGCGCCGTTGTGAGCCATCGCGGCCGCGGCGAGAACGGGTACAAGGCGCTGGAGATGATCCACGCCATCTACGAGTCGGCCCGGTGTCACGAGAAGGTCGTGCTCCCGCTCAAGACGCGGGTGAATCCCCTCGACCTGATGGTGGAGTCGGGACACCTGATCCCTGAGCGGCCTGGACGGTACGACATCCGCGCCTTCTTGCTGCGGGGCGAGCGCATGTGGGGAGACGACGACCGGGACCTGCCGTCGTCGTCGTGA
- a CDS encoding carbohydrate ABC transporter permease — translation MPQRTVSPRARRRVARIIEGVVFYVTLSSLLLFFLFTLGWMILSSFKSNVQVTAYPPLWVFRPTLQNYIDVFTKNSFFSYMLNSTIIAVSAVGVGLVCGLPAAYSMARHRQAALGFFVLTARILPGIAFLVPLFVIYRQLGLINTHVGIILTHIIVVLPMIVWIMAGFFEDIPRDLEDAALIDGCSRVATFARIVLPLSLPGIVAATILSFIASWNNFIFVLILGGKDTITLPMAVYSFVSFEDVNWGGLTAAATIITVPILALSLVVQRFLAGGLTMGAIKG, via the coding sequence ATGCCGCAGCGGACGGTGAGTCCCCGCGCGAGGCGGCGCGTGGCGAGGATCATTGAAGGCGTAGTGTTCTACGTCACCCTGTCGAGTCTTCTCCTCTTCTTTCTCTTCACCCTCGGGTGGATGATCCTGTCGTCCTTCAAGAGCAACGTCCAGGTGACAGCCTATCCGCCGCTATGGGTGTTCAGGCCGACCCTCCAAAACTACATCGACGTGTTCACCAAGAACTCGTTCTTCTCGTATATGCTGAACAGCACAATCATCGCGGTCTCCGCCGTCGGCGTCGGCCTGGTCTGCGGGCTGCCCGCCGCCTACAGCATGGCGCGCCACCGCCAGGCGGCGCTCGGATTCTTCGTGTTGACCGCGCGGATCTTACCGGGCATCGCGTTCCTGGTGCCTCTCTTCGTGATCTACCGCCAACTCGGCTTGATCAATACCCATGTCGGCATCATCCTCACCCACATCATCGTAGTGCTCCCGATGATCGTCTGGATCATGGCGGGGTTCTTCGAAGACATCCCGCGGGATCTCGAGGACGCGGCGCTGATCGACGGTTGCTCGCGAGTGGCCACCTTTGCACGGATCGTACTCCCCCTCAGCCTGCCGGGGATCGTCGCCGCGACGATCCTTAGCTTTATTGCCTCCTGGAACAACTTCATCTTCGTGCTTATCCTCGGCGGCAAAGACACGATTACGCTCCCGATGGCAGTCTACAGCTTCGTCTCGTTCGAGGACGTCAACTGGGGCGGGCTGACGGCGGCCGCCACGATCATCACGGTGCCGATCCTTGCGCTTTCACTGGTCGTCCAACGGTTCCTGGCGGGAGGCTTGACGATGGGGGCCATCAAAGGATGA